CCATTGAGGTCGATTTCTGGAGCGGAGTTGCCAAAGACTACATAACTTTCTCCCGCAGCATCATTGCCATTGGGAGCGGCAAGAGGCGCACCAATTAGTAAATCGTCTATACCGTCGTCATTAAAATCTCCTGCACTGCTAACCGAGCTACCTACTCTATCGTCTTCAGCAATACCGTTAATTACAAAGCCATTGCTACCATCGAGAGCATCTAGCCGAACAACGCCATTACTACCAAGATTGCTGCTACCAAAAATTATATAGCTTTTGCCATTGCTAGCATACTCATAGCTATACGGCGATCCAGGGGCACCAATAATAATGTCATCAATACCATCGCCGTTAACATCTCCCGCACTGCTAACTGCATAGCCGTTGTAATCATAGTTGCTATCGCTTTCGAGAATAAAGCCGTTAACGCCATCGAGAGAGCTTAGAGCTAAACTGCCTTCTGGCGCAACTGAGTTACCACCAAAGATTACGTAACTTTCGCCAGCGCGATCGACTCCATCAGGATCGGCATAAGGTGCGCCGATAATTACGTCGCTGAAGCCATCATTATTAATATCCCCGACTTCGCTAACAGAGAAACCGACGCGATCGCCTACATTAATACCGTCAATTACAAAACCATTGCTGCCATTAAGAGAACTTAGTTCGATACTACCGTCACTGCCAATTTCTGTTCCCCCAAATACCAGATAGCTTTCGCCAGATTCTGAGTCAAACTCGTATTTATTGGGCGCGCCGATAATTAGATCGTTTATACCATCTCCATTAAAATCTCCTGCACTGCTGACAGAGAAACCAGAGCCATCGCCTAGTTCTATACCATTGATGACAAACCCATTACTACCATCAAGCTTGTCTAAATCGACGCTTTTATCTTCGTCAATTTCTCTGCGCCCAAATATTACATAACTTTTGCCTTCCCCAAAGTAATCGTTATATAAAGCTTCATCGTATAATTTTTCGGGCGCACCGACAATAATATCTTCAATACCATCACCGTTAACATCGCCAGCATTGCTGACAGAATATCCCAGCCGATCGCCTGAAGCGATACCATTAATTATCAAGCCGTTGCTACCATTGATATTATCAAGAGCGAAGATATTTACCATAGTAAGTTAGCTCTAGTAAACCGATTAATTTAATCAGTTTTATTTGTTGAATTTTTATAAGCAAATCATAGCTCGAATTGGTTTTATTCATTATAGTTAAGCCATAATTAAATACTTTACAAACGGTAGAGAGTGCATATATCAGTTGGTGTAATACAGATGTCGCTTCGATTGGGGGTGCGATGCGCGCCGAAAGCGCAACGCAAGTCAGAAGGACTCAGCGTATCCTTCGGATAATCGCGTTGAATTAAATATAGGTAGTTTTTTAAGAACAATTCGTCCTCAAAACCCATGTACAACTCAGACAAAGATAAATGCTTTGTCGTTAAGATTCAAATTGGCAGAGACATTTTCTATGAGAGCGATAAGTTCTCCCTCAACAGCAGCTTCAGGTGCGTAAAATAATTGAGCATTGAGATTATCTCCACTACTCGGCACGAAGTCGAGAAGATATTCATTAACCGTACCCGCCAACTGCACTTTATCTTGTTGGGGATTAAAATCTGTAAGATAAGCCAAGTCTCTATCTCCTGCCGTAGAATTATCGCCATCATCGTAAAAGACACCAGAGCTATTGCCTAAGACAAAGATATCGCTACTATTACCGCCAGTTAGAGTATCTTGTTCGCTAGACCCCAAACTACCGCCATTAAGGGCTACCCCAATAAGACGGTCGTTACCAGCTTCGCCATTAAGACGGTCGTTACCCCGACCACCGACTAGAGTATCTTTAGCAGTACCGCCAGAGAGGGTGTCATTACCAGTACCACCATAAACCAGATCGCGACCTGGATTACCCAGAACTCGATCGCTGCCATTACCGCCGTTGAGGGTATCGCTACCGACACC
The Myxosarcina sp. GI1 genome window above contains:
- a CDS encoding integrin alpha, whose protein sequence is MVNIFALDNINGSNGLIINGIASGDRLGYSVSNAGDVNGDGIEDIIVGAPEKLYDEALYNDYFGEGKSYVIFGRREIDEDKSVDLDKLDGSNGFVINGIELGDGSGFSVSSAGDFNGDGINDLIIGAPNKYEFDSESGESYLVFGGTEIGSDGSIELSSLNGSNGFVIDGINVGDRVGFSVSEVGDINNDGFSDVIIGAPYADPDGVDRAGESYVIFGGNSVAPEGSLALSSLDGVNGFILESDSNYDYNGYAVSSAGDVNGDGIDDIIIGAPGSPYSYEYASNGKSYIIFGSSNLGSNGVVRLDALDGSNGFVINGIAEDDRVGSSVSSAGDFNDDGIDDLLIGAPLAAPNGNDAAGESYVVFGNSAPEIDLNG